One genomic segment of Pseudoalteromonas sp. GCY includes these proteins:
- a CDS encoding TonB-dependent receptor domain-containing protein — MLNNKVSKAVRLAIAFGAAATAAVASSSALAEENSEAGVERIQVTGSKIKRQGLTSPTPVTVITGEQLVAQGITNVNDLLRDLPAGEVGNSPETTTNTIYASGLNTYNLRNLGSSRTLVLVDGRRFVGSGPTNNAVDLNNIPASMIDRIEVTTGGASAVYGADAVAGVVNIVTKNSFDGVKVQLDTRRPQQSGGERDSISITGGYEGSDFSFISTLEYNDAKSLAKMDRDFFRTPVETFRNPANKTDTDFIPRMLSHERREGYALYASQGNFLLGPFNADTIDNRNYTFDSNGNIRSFDYGEGRLPDFDPANPVLNYVETDENPGDGIRHGSRDFFNTPLERITFGTNFEYRFADEHRLTAGVFYGKSESATEASPSFHRHTIRRDNAYMKQDMKDLLDNYENADGEVSPVSSVTLYQMSDKLGNREFTQDRESLNFSIGVDGLITDDWAYNAYVQYGKNENESVWKGEVYTQNLANAVDAVLLDGNVVCADRDADGNVVGALAGCTPLNVMNIQDLTAEQASYILTEASNVRSAEMYSAGVTVDGVVYELPAGPLSTAISLERRKNESEATPSENMQAGTIFNNSSQPFKADISVTEASVEFSIPLITDMDYIQDLTLETAYRYMDYSVTGSDNAWKLGVNYTVSDELSFRATRSKSVRAPDLGQLFTNKSTTYGTRFDVCTAESISSSTSRYIDNIKKNCAADGVPVDFQPSQEWRTGGSLKGYIDGNPDLENEVSQDLTVGFAYSPSQIEGFDITLDYWEFEISGALATFDEEVIELCYESESLDNPFCPNVIRDPNTHEITEFYQRTLNAAVINRKGIDFESQYRFDALGGEIVTGLTATYNILSDENTTGRLEDYRIYTGEVGTPRVKGRLNIKYQADTYFVGATLNYRSATVNDRNDWTPETNNYNDVSSYTRVEVRAGVDITEDFTVTARVKNLFDVKPPRTPDTFDDGEFFDIYGRTLSLSASYTF, encoded by the coding sequence ATGTTGAATAATAAAGTAAGCAAAGCTGTTCGTTTAGCAATCGCTTTCGGTGCAGCTGCTACCGCTGCAGTAGCAAGTTCATCTGCGCTAGCTGAAGAAAATTCAGAAGCAGGTGTAGAGCGCATTCAAGTAACAGGTTCAAAAATTAAGCGTCAAGGCTTAACATCTCCAACACCTGTGACAGTAATTACAGGCGAGCAATTAGTTGCTCAAGGTATTACAAACGTAAATGACCTTTTACGTGACTTACCTGCTGGTGAAGTTGGTAACTCTCCAGAAACAACAACAAATACTATTTACGCGAGTGGTTTGAACACTTATAACCTTCGTAACCTAGGGTCTAGCCGTACACTAGTTTTGGTTGATGGCCGTCGTTTTGTTGGCTCAGGTCCGACAAATAATGCCGTTGATTTAAATAACATTCCAGCGTCAATGATCGACAGAATTGAAGTAACAACTGGTGGTGCATCTGCTGTATATGGTGCAGATGCTGTTGCAGGTGTTGTTAACATCGTTACTAAGAATTCTTTCGACGGTGTTAAAGTTCAATTAGATACGCGTCGTCCACAACAATCTGGTGGTGAGCGTGATAGTATCTCAATTACTGGTGGATACGAGGGAAGCGATTTCAGCTTTATCTCTACACTAGAATACAACGACGCAAAATCGCTAGCCAAAATGGATCGTGATTTCTTCAGAACGCCGGTAGAAACATTTAGAAATCCAGCAAATAAGACAGATACAGACTTCATTCCACGTATGCTTTCTCACGAACGTCGCGAAGGTTATGCACTATATGCAAGTCAAGGTAACTTCTTACTAGGCCCATTCAATGCTGATACGATTGATAACCGTAACTATACATTCGATTCAAATGGCAACATTAGAAGCTTTGACTATGGCGAAGGACGTTTACCTGACTTTGATCCAGCAAACCCAGTGTTAAACTACGTCGAGACAGATGAAAACCCAGGTGATGGTATTCGTCATGGCTCTCGTGACTTCTTTAATACGCCGTTAGAGCGAATCACTTTTGGTACAAACTTCGAGTACCGCTTTGCAGATGAGCATAGACTAACTGCTGGTGTTTTCTACGGTAAGTCAGAATCAGCAACTGAGGCATCACCATCATTCCACAGACATACTATTCGTCGTGACAATGCTTATATGAAGCAAGATATGAAAGACTTGCTTGATAACTATGAGAATGCAGATGGTGAAGTTAGCCCTGTTTCAAGTGTAACACTTTACCAAATGTCAGATAAGCTAGGTAACCGTGAGTTTACGCAAGACCGTGAGTCATTGAACTTCAGTATTGGTGTTGACGGTTTAATTACTGATGATTGGGCTTACAATGCCTATGTTCAATATGGTAAAAACGAAAACGAATCAGTTTGGAAAGGTGAAGTTTATACTCAAAACCTAGCTAACGCTGTTGACGCTGTGCTTCTTGACGGCAATGTTGTTTGTGCGGACAGAGATGCAGATGGCAATGTTGTTGGTGCTTTAGCTGGTTGTACTCCATTGAATGTAATGAACATTCAGGATCTGACTGCAGAACAAGCAAGCTACATTCTTACTGAAGCGTCTAACGTACGTAGCGCTGAAATGTACTCTGCAGGTGTGACTGTTGATGGTGTTGTATACGAGTTACCAGCAGGTCCACTTTCAACTGCAATCTCTTTAGAGCGTAGAAAGAACGAATCTGAAGCGACTCCTAGTGAAAATATGCAAGCGGGTACGATCTTTAACAATTCTAGTCAGCCTTTTAAAGCAGACATTTCTGTAACTGAAGCATCGGTAGAATTCTCTATCCCACTAATTACAGATATGGACTACATTCAAGACCTGACTCTCGAAACAGCGTATCGTTACATGGATTACTCTGTAACAGGTAGTGATAATGCTTGGAAATTAGGTGTAAACTACACTGTGAGTGATGAATTATCATTCCGTGCTACACGCTCTAAATCTGTACGTGCTCCAGACTTAGGTCAGTTGTTTACAAATAAGTCAACAACTTATGGTACAAGATTTGACGTATGTACTGCAGAATCTATTAGCAGCTCAACATCTCGTTATATCGATAACATTAAGAAAAACTGTGCGGCTGATGGCGTACCAGTCGACTTCCAGCCTTCGCAAGAGTGGAGAACTGGTGGTTCACTGAAAGGTTATATTGATGGTAACCCAGATTTAGAGAACGAAGTGTCTCAAGATTTAACGGTTGGTTTTGCTTATTCACCAAGCCAGATTGAAGGCTTTGATATTACACTAGATTATTGGGAATTTGAGATCTCTGGTGCGTTAGCGACTTTCGACGAAGAAGTAATTGAACTTTGCTATGAATCAGAATCACTTGATAATCCGTTCTGCCCTAACGTTATTCGTGATCCTAATACTCACGAAATCACAGAGTTCTATCAAAGAACACTGAATGCTGCAGTAATCAACAGAAAAGGTATTGATTTTGAATCTCAATATCGCTTTGATGCACTAGGTGGTGAGATTGTTACTGGACTTACTGCGACTTATAATATTTTATCTGATGAAAATACAACTGGTCGTTTAGAAGACTATCGTATTTACACAGGTGAAGTTGGTACACCTCGCGTGAAAGGCCGACTAAACATTAAATATCAGGCTGATACTTATTTCGTAGGTGCAACTCTCAACTACCGCTCAGCTACTGTGAATGATCGTAACGACTGGACGCCAGAGACGAACAACTATAACGATGTTTCTTCTTATACTCGAGTTGAAGTGCGTGCTGGTGTTGATATTACTGAAGACTTTACAGTAACGGCTCGTGTTAAGAACTTGTTTGACGTTAAGCCTCCAAGAACTCCTGATACATTTGATGATGGTGAATTCTTCGATATCTACGGACGTACTTTATCTTTGAGTGCTTCTTACACGTTCTAA
- a CDS encoding TonB-dependent receptor plug domain-containing protein — MLNNKLTKAVRLAIAFGGASAAVFATNAVAEEEGAKSVERIEVTGSRLKRTDLESTAPITVIGGEALGDMGISNVGEFVQSNPVMSGSPATTTRNNGGSGGVFVELRGLGSERTLVLINGRKPVSSDFQNIPAAMIDRIEILKDGASVAYGSSAMAGVVNIITKKELTGVEVKATTSWYDMFSGGKEQSFQLVGGKEFDAGHITVGFDYTKQDPIYQGDVKDVNFFQYPWQVLSEEGAKSFYENGLIPDGDNANVFILGSGSTPCGNFYVEGKGNFTNDKCPSGGDGKPSLSDMRPFVGGGEVNDTYNYNPVNLMQTPFEVINFFVDTSFELNDDLVVYTETRINKRTSKQELAAVPFDTAYDPGYVVTLSNGSTANGVSADNYYNPFGEDVYRSRRRMLEGGRYFEQDYVRFQQVAGLKGAINDNWQFDAYYNYGANSLQDTDFGQLYGPHLAKALGPSFKDDAGNVVCGTPDAPISDCVSLNVFGGPGTVTQEMLDYITAPLGDHYNDSFHQVRVDVFGELFEVPAGYVSSAFGLEYYTTEFEQVNDSGKFFDSVTGNTSKPLTGLSKNYTAASAEFLIPLVRDLGVESADLTLGARYDDFSTTGSNFSWMAKIESNIFDGLKFRANYSEVYREPTLSDLYSPELDSFESASDPCSAANIGGLSAAGQAKCLEMGAPAGGHNSADAQVRTRLGGNTGVQSEEGETFTIGFVWAPDFVENLGITIDYWDINIDGKIGSLATDDILQGCYAGLIEDMCAKISRGFDGSVDRVDSRTTNLQSMTARGIDLDVNYSFDTDFGAFVASVSWTHFLERGEENFDGETGTFIVEDLVGRFEDDTSYFEDKILFNLRYDLDNLRVVWAANYQSGLEYGDLTYIKRDNYDSLAGLVAKVDSYVYHDLTAQYSFDTNTTVQAGIRNLTDELPPYIETAFNANTDESNFKLFGRQFFLGVTQKF, encoded by the coding sequence ATGCTAAACAATAAGTTAACTAAGGCGGTTCGCTTAGCGATCGCGTTTGGTGGCGCTAGCGCTGCCGTGTTTGCAACCAATGCAGTTGCTGAAGAAGAAGGCGCGAAAAGCGTTGAGCGCATTGAAGTTACAGGTTCTCGCTTAAAGCGCACTGATCTTGAATCTACTGCTCCAATCACGGTTATCGGCGGCGAAGCGCTTGGCGATATGGGTATCAGCAACGTTGGTGAATTCGTTCAATCAAACCCAGTTATGTCTGGATCGCCAGCAACAACAACGCGTAACAACGGCGGTAGTGGTGGCGTATTTGTAGAACTACGTGGTCTAGGTTCAGAGCGTACGCTAGTACTTATCAACGGTCGTAAGCCTGTAAGTTCAGACTTCCAGAATATTCCTGCTGCAATGATCGACCGTATCGAAATTCTAAAAGATGGTGCTTCGGTTGCGTATGGTTCGTCAGCAATGGCTGGTGTTGTAAACATCATCACCAAAAAAGAACTTACTGGTGTTGAAGTTAAAGCAACAACGTCTTGGTATGACATGTTTAGTGGTGGTAAAGAGCAAAGCTTCCAACTAGTTGGTGGTAAAGAGTTCGATGCAGGCCATATCACAGTAGGTTTCGATTACACCAAGCAGGATCCAATCTATCAGGGTGATGTGAAAGACGTTAACTTCTTCCAGTATCCTTGGCAGGTGCTTTCAGAAGAAGGTGCTAAGAGCTTTTACGAGAACGGTTTAATCCCAGATGGTGACAATGCGAACGTATTCATTTTAGGTTCGGGTTCTACTCCTTGTGGTAATTTCTACGTTGAAGGTAAAGGTAACTTTACTAACGATAAATGCCCAAGTGGTGGCGACGGTAAGCCTTCTCTAAGTGACATGCGTCCATTTGTTGGTGGTGGTGAAGTAAACGATACTTACAACTACAACCCAGTAAACTTAATGCAAACACCTTTTGAAGTGATTAACTTCTTTGTTGACACTTCATTTGAGTTAAACGATGACCTTGTTGTATATACAGAAACTCGTATCAATAAGCGTACTTCAAAACAGGAACTTGCGGCTGTACCTTTCGACACAGCCTATGATCCAGGCTATGTAGTTACGCTTTCGAATGGTTCGACGGCTAATGGTGTATCAGCTGATAACTACTACAACCCATTCGGTGAAGATGTGTATCGCTCTCGTCGTCGTATGCTTGAAGGTGGTCGTTATTTCGAACAAGATTATGTTCGTTTCCAACAAGTTGCGGGTCTAAAGGGCGCAATTAACGATAACTGGCAGTTCGATGCTTACTACAACTATGGTGCAAATAGCCTTCAAGATACTGACTTTGGTCAGCTTTACGGCCCACACCTAGCAAAAGCTTTAGGTCCATCATTCAAAGATGACGCTGGCAATGTGGTATGTGGTACGCCTGACGCACCTATTTCTGACTGTGTATCGTTAAATGTATTTGGTGGCCCAGGTACTGTGACTCAAGAGATGCTTGATTACATTACTGCACCACTAGGCGATCACTACAATGATTCATTCCACCAAGTTCGTGTAGACGTGTTTGGTGAGCTATTTGAAGTTCCAGCAGGTTATGTTTCAAGTGCATTTGGCCTTGAGTATTACACCACTGAGTTTGAACAAGTAAATGATTCTGGTAAGTTTTTTGATTCAGTGACTGGTAACACCAGCAAGCCACTAACCGGTCTATCTAAGAACTACACGGCTGCATCAGCAGAGTTCTTAATTCCATTAGTACGTGACTTAGGTGTTGAATCTGCAGATTTGACGCTAGGTGCACGCTATGACGACTTTAGCACAACAGGTTCAAACTTCTCTTGGATGGCTAAAATTGAGTCAAACATTTTCGATGGCTTAAAGTTCCGTGCAAACTATTCAGAAGTATATCGTGAACCAACACTAAGTGATTTGTATTCGCCAGAGCTTGATTCATTTGAAAGCGCTTCAGATCCGTGTTCTGCGGCAAACATTGGTGGCTTATCTGCCGCAGGTCAGGCTAAATGTCTTGAAATGGGTGCTCCAGCTGGCGGCCACAACAGTGCTGATGCGCAAGTTCGTACACGTTTAGGCGGCAACACAGGTGTTCAATCTGAAGAAGGTGAAACATTCACTATTGGTTTTGTGTGGGCCCCTGACTTTGTTGAAAACTTAGGTATTACTATTGATTACTGGGATATCAACATTGACGGTAAAATTGGTTCTCTAGCAACTGATGATATTCTGCAGGGTTGTTATGCCGGTCTTATCGAAGATATGTGTGCAAAAATCTCACGTGGCTTTGATGGCTCGGTTGATCGTGTAGACAGTCGTACAACAAACTTACAAAGCATGACTGCTCGTGGTATCGACCTTGATGTGAACTATTCATTTGACACAGACTTCGGTGCATTTGTAGCTAGCGTATCATGGACTCACTTCTTAGAGCGTGGCGAAGAAAACTTTGATGGTGAAACAGGTACATTTATCGTTGAAGATCTAGTTGGCAGATTTGAAGATGATACGTCTTACTTCGAAGACAAAATCTTATTCAATCTACGTTATGACCTAGACAACCTACGTGTTGTGTGGGCTGCAAACTATCAGTCTGGTCTTGAGTACGGTGATCTAACTTACATTAAGCGTGATAACTATGATTCATTAGCAGGTTTAGTTGCTAAAGTTGATTCATATGTGTACCACGATTTAACAGCACAATACTCATTTGATACAAACACAACGGTGCAAGCAGGTATTCGCAACCTAACAGACGAACTACCTCCTTATATCGAAACAGCGTTCAACGCGAACACTGACGAAAGTAACTTCAAGCTATTCGGACGTCAGTTCTTCTTAGGTGTAACTCAGAAGTTCTAA
- a CDS encoding DNA polymerase II yields the protein MAQAIYQGFVLSRQQMQVNGQLRLCYWLKSQHQLLKVWVEDEQPLFFIKQDKKAEVELLLSRAQLQFSISPSQLKHFDQAPVCVVKFRTLNHFYEAKQLLENKVAVYEEDIRHSDRYLMERFIRGAAWVKGKATQKPGYIEITQAQFKACDDYRPHLEMLSIDIECNGEGVLFSVGLVTDTEKLVIMIGEAQHAAVNVVWVEDEIALLEELVTQVNRLDPDVLIGWNVIEFDAAILVERAQANGVVLAIGRDGGVMSTFKGNYTRVFIPGRVMLDGIDMMKNATYHFETFKLSFVAEQILGTTKLIAQDDRLEEIIRQFHHDKPALAAYNLQDCQLVLDIFSKLNLLDFALARTQLTGLELEKMGGSVAAFTNLYLPLLHRSGYIAPNLSEHGINFDSPGGYVMDSKPGLYQNILVLDFKSLYPSIIRTFCIDPMGLIEGLQHPEHAIEGFNKGKFSRTKHHLPGLVAALSSAREQAKLDKDMMLSQAIKIIMNSLYGVLGSKGCRFYDPRLASSITMRGHQIMQQTRTWIEQLGYEVIYGDTDSTFVCLPESLRSEACQAIGKQLMVEINERWRALLMESFGLHSHLEIEFETHYSPFFMPTIRGQEVGSKKRYVGQITELGKQKLVFKGMETVRSDWTEIAKEYQQAIIRALFDGLDTVEITHQYINEIFAGKVDEKLVYKKKLGKSVELYTKNIPPQVKAAKQAIEDGLLQTAKKGAQIPYYLSTDGPKFAQQGKLVDIDYYQYVEKQILPIYQMLPNASKLSIRSDGQQSFDLL from the coding sequence TTGGCACAAGCGATATATCAGGGCTTTGTTTTATCGAGACAGCAGATGCAGGTAAATGGCCAACTGCGCTTGTGTTATTGGCTCAAATCGCAACATCAGTTACTCAAGGTGTGGGTAGAGGATGAGCAGCCCCTCTTTTTCATTAAACAAGATAAAAAAGCGGAAGTAGAGCTGCTGCTAAGTCGCGCTCAGTTGCAGTTTAGTATCTCGCCAAGTCAATTAAAGCACTTCGATCAAGCCCCTGTTTGTGTTGTGAAATTTCGCACCTTGAATCACTTCTATGAGGCAAAACAACTACTTGAAAATAAAGTCGCAGTATATGAAGAGGATATTCGACATTCCGACCGCTATTTAATGGAGCGCTTTATTCGCGGAGCCGCTTGGGTTAAAGGTAAAGCCACGCAAAAACCGGGTTATATCGAAATTACTCAGGCGCAATTTAAGGCTTGTGATGATTATAGACCACACCTTGAAATGCTTTCTATCGATATAGAATGTAACGGCGAGGGGGTCTTATTTTCGGTGGGTTTAGTGACCGATACGGAAAAGCTGGTGATCATGATAGGTGAGGCGCAGCATGCTGCCGTCAATGTCGTTTGGGTTGAAGATGAAATTGCGTTATTAGAAGAGCTAGTAACGCAAGTGAATCGTTTAGACCCAGATGTGTTAATCGGATGGAACGTGATTGAGTTCGATGCCGCAATACTTGTAGAACGCGCACAGGCTAACGGCGTCGTACTTGCGATAGGGCGAGATGGCGGAGTGATGTCGACTTTCAAAGGTAACTATACCCGGGTGTTTATTCCGGGGAGAGTGATGCTAGATGGCATCGATATGATGAAAAATGCGACCTATCACTTTGAAACATTTAAATTGAGCTTTGTGGCAGAGCAGATTTTGGGTACTACCAAGCTTATCGCACAGGATGACAGGCTTGAGGAAATCATCAGGCAGTTTCATCATGATAAACCGGCGCTCGCAGCGTATAACTTACAAGATTGTCAGTTGGTGTTAGACATTTTTAGTAAACTTAACTTGCTTGACTTTGCTCTCGCTCGAACTCAGTTGACGGGACTGGAACTTGAGAAAATGGGCGGCTCAGTCGCTGCGTTTACCAACTTGTATTTACCGTTACTGCACCGTAGCGGTTACATTGCACCAAATTTATCTGAGCATGGCATTAACTTTGACAGTCCCGGCGGTTATGTCATGGACTCAAAGCCAGGCCTATATCAAAATATTTTGGTACTCGATTTCAAAAGCCTTTACCCCTCAATTATCCGCACTTTTTGCATTGACCCTATGGGGTTAATAGAAGGATTACAACATCCTGAACATGCCATAGAGGGCTTTAATAAAGGCAAATTTAGTCGCACGAAACATCATCTACCGGGTTTAGTCGCTGCGCTCTCCAGTGCACGTGAGCAAGCTAAATTAGACAAAGACATGATGCTCTCACAGGCGATTAAAATCATTATGAATAGCTTGTACGGCGTACTTGGTTCAAAAGGTTGTCGCTTTTACGACCCACGTCTTGCAAGCTCAATAACGATGCGCGGTCATCAAATAATGCAACAAACTCGAACTTGGATTGAGCAGCTCGGATATGAAGTGATCTATGGTGACACTGACTCAACTTTCGTCTGTTTACCTGAGTCTTTGCGTAGCGAAGCATGCCAAGCAATAGGCAAGCAGCTGATGGTAGAAATTAACGAGCGCTGGCGCGCATTGCTGATGGAAAGCTTTGGCCTTCACAGTCATTTAGAAATAGAGTTTGAAACACATTATAGTCCATTCTTTATGCCCACCATTCGTGGTCAAGAAGTCGGCTCTAAAAAGCGGTATGTTGGGCAGATCACAGAGCTTGGCAAGCAAAAGCTGGTTTTTAAAGGAATGGAGACCGTGCGTAGTGATTGGACGGAAATCGCCAAAGAATATCAACAAGCAATTATTCGCGCGCTGTTTGACGGGCTCGACACCGTTGAGATCACCCACCAATACATAAATGAGATTTTCGCTGGAAAAGTAGACGAAAAACTCGTTTATAAAAAGAAGCTTGGTAAGTCTGTTGAACTATATACAAAAAATATCCCTCCCCAAGTAAAAGCGGCGAAACAGGCTATCGAAGATGGATTGTTGCAAACCGCCAAAAAGGGGGCACAAATACCGTATTATTTAAGTACTGATGGACCCAAGTTCGCACAGCAAGGCAAGCTCGTAGATATTGATTATTATCAATACGTTGAAAAGCAAATTCTGCCTATATATCAGATGCTTCCCAATGCTTCTAAGCTATCAATTCGCTCAGATGGGCAGCAAAGTTTCGATTTGCTTTAA